A single Sorex araneus isolate mSorAra2 chromosome 8, mSorAra2.pri, whole genome shotgun sequence DNA region contains:
- the LOC101546488 gene encoding LOW QUALITY PROTEIN: C1GALT1-specific chaperone 1-like (The sequence of the model RefSeq protein was modified relative to this genomic sequence to represent the inferred CDS: deleted 1 base in 1 codon), producing the protein MISESSSFLKGVMLGSIFCALITMLGHVKIGHGNRMHHHEHHHLQAPNKEDISKLSEDERMELSKNFRVYCIILVKPKDVSLWAAVKDTWTKHCDKAEFFSSESVKVFESVNMETNDMWLMMRKAYKYDFDKYREQYNWFFLALPTTFAVIENLKFFLLKKDPSQPFYLGHTVKSGDLEYVSVEGGIVLSVESMKRLSNLLSAPEKCPEQGGVIWKLSEDMQLAVCLKYAGVIAENAEDSGGKDLFNTKTVGLFVKEAMASSPNQVVEGCCSDMAVTFNGLSPSQMHVMMYGVYRLRAFGHAFNDGLVFLPPNGSDND; encoded by the exons ATGATTTCTGAAAGCAGTTCATTTTTGAAGGGCGTGATGCTTGGAAGTATTTTCTGTGCCTTGATCACTATGCTAGGACATGTTAAGATTGGTCACGGAAATAGAATGCACCACCATGAGCATCATCACTTACAAGCTCCTAATAAAGAAGATATCTCAAAACTTTCAGAAGATGAACGCATGGAACTCAGTAAGAACTTTCGGGTATACTGTATCATCCTTGTAAAACCTAAAGATGTTAGTCTTTGGGCAGCAGTGAAAGACACTTGGACCAAACACTGTGACAAAGCAGAGTTCTTCAGTTCCGAAAGCGTGAAAGTGTTTGAGTCAGTTAACATGGAAACAAATGACATGTGGTTAATGATGAGAAAAGCTTATAAGTATGACTTTGACAAATACAGAGAGCAATATAATTGGTTCTTCCTGGCACTCCCAACTACATTTGCTGTCATTGAAAActtgaag ttttttttgttaaaaaaggaTCCATCCCAACCTTTCTATCTAGGCCACACTGTGAAATCTGGAGACCTTGAATATGTGAGCGTGGAAGGAGGAATTGTCTTAAGTGTAGAGTCAATGAAAAGACTCTCCAACCTTCTTAGTGCTCCTGAAAAGTGTCCTGAACAGGGTGGGGTGATTTGGAAGTTATCGGAAGATATGCAGCTGGCAGTCTGCCTGAAATATGCTGGCGTAATTGCAGAAAACGCAGAAGATTCTGGAGGAAAAGATTTATTTAATACCAAAACTGTTGGGCTTTTCGTTAAAGAAGCTATGGCTAGTAGCCCTAATCAGGTAGTAGAAGGATGTTGTTCAGATATGGCTGTTACTTTTAATGGACTGTCTCCCAGTCAGATGCATGTGATGATGTATGGGGTATACCGTCTTAGGGCATTTGGGCATGCTTTCAATGATGGGTTGGTTTTCTTACCTCCAAATGGTTCTGACAATGACTGA